The Abyssicoccus albus genome includes a region encoding these proteins:
- the ychF gene encoding redox-regulated ATPase YchF, whose product MALTAGIVGLPNVGKSTLFNAITKAGALAANYPFATIDPNVGIVDVPDERLNKLTELVQPKKTVPTGFEFTDIAGIVKGASKGEGLGNKFLSHIREVDAICQVVRAFEDDNVTHVSGQVNPIDDIEVINLELILADLESVDKRIPRVEKMARQKDKDAMKEVATLTKLKEAFENNTPARAIELNDDDKEIIKHMHLLTMKPMLYVANVSEEDLLEGNKYLDEIKAFASNEGSEVIVVCAKIEEEIATLEDDEKDMFLEDLGLDKSGLDKLINASYNLLGLATYFTAGVQEVRAWTFKKGMTAPECAGIIHTDFQKGFIRAEVVSYDDLLEHGSEAEAKEAGKVRLEGKEYIMKDGDVVHFRFNV is encoded by the coding sequence ATGGCACTAACAGCAGGAATTGTCGGATTACCGAACGTAGGAAAATCAACGTTATTTAACGCTATTACAAAAGCAGGAGCGCTTGCAGCAAACTATCCATTCGCAACCATTGACCCAAATGTCGGTATTGTAGACGTACCGGATGAGCGTTTGAATAAATTAACAGAACTCGTACAACCGAAAAAAACAGTACCAACAGGCTTTGAATTCACTGATATCGCGGGGATCGTTAAAGGTGCATCAAAAGGCGAAGGACTTGGGAATAAGTTCTTATCACATATTCGTGAAGTCGATGCGATTTGTCAGGTTGTCAGAGCCTTTGAAGATGACAATGTCACACACGTCTCAGGCCAAGTGAATCCGATTGATGATATTGAAGTTATTAATTTAGAATTAATACTTGCTGACTTGGAATCGGTGGATAAAAGAATTCCAAGAGTTGAAAAAATGGCGCGACAAAAAGATAAAGATGCGATGAAAGAAGTGGCAACGTTAACAAAGCTAAAAGAAGCCTTTGAAAATAACACACCAGCACGTGCTATCGAGTTGAATGATGATGATAAAGAAATCATTAAACATATGCATTTACTCACGATGAAACCGATGCTCTATGTTGCGAATGTCAGTGAGGAAGACTTACTAGAAGGGAATAAATATCTAGATGAGATAAAAGCATTTGCAAGCAACGAAGGATCAGAAGTTATCGTAGTGTGTGCAAAGATAGAAGAAGAAATTGCAACACTTGAAGATGATGAGAAAGATATGTTTTTAGAAGATTTAGGGCTAGATAAATCAGGGTTAGATAAGTTGATTAATGCTTCTTATAACTTGTTAGGACTTGCAACGTACTTTACTGCAGGTGTACAAGAAGTTAGAGCATGGACATTTAAAAAAGGTATGACTGCACCAGAATGTGCAGGTATTATTCATACAGACTTCCAAAAAGGATTTATCCGTGCAGAAGTTGTTTCATACGATGATTTATTAGAACATGGTAGTGAAGCTGAGGCGAAAGAAGCAGGTAAAGTTAGACTTGAGGGGAAAGAATACATTATGAAAGATGGAGATGTAGTTCACTTTAGGTTTAATGTTTAA
- a CDS encoding ParB/RepB/Spo0J family partition protein, with protein MAKPRGLGKGLGAIIMDKHDDELVETVKLSEIRVNPYQPRTEFDEDALNDLASSIKTHGVLQPIILRKSVKGFEIVAGERRFRASKLAGKNSIPAIVKTLSEKQMMELAVIENLQREDLTALEEARSYETLMDKLNITQQEVATRLGKSRSYIANMLRLLQLPNDVKKLINEGKISGGHGRTLLSLNNQIDKSKVAQQIIEEKMSVRQLEFHVKQLNEELNEHQGPKFVSPKDKDKDRESNNRSVNNTKPQFILKQEEILKKQFGTDVEISNKNKKGKISFSFKNEEEFKRLIDTFMNGSEQ; from the coding sequence ATGGCTAAGCCAAGAGGATTAGGGAAAGGTCTAGGGGCAATCATTATGGATAAACATGATGATGAACTTGTTGAGACTGTTAAACTAAGTGAAATTAGAGTAAACCCTTATCAACCGAGAACGGAATTTGATGAAGACGCATTAAATGATCTTGCATCCTCAATAAAAACTCATGGTGTACTACAACCGATTATTTTGAGAAAATCAGTTAAAGGATTTGAAATTGTCGCAGGAGAAAGACGTTTCAGAGCTTCCAAACTTGCTGGGAAAAATTCAATCCCTGCGATTGTTAAAACGTTGAGTGAAAAACAAATGATGGAACTAGCAGTCATAGAAAACTTACAGCGTGAAGATTTAACAGCGTTAGAGGAAGCACGAAGCTATGAAACATTAATGGATAAACTTAATATTACACAACAAGAAGTTGCGACACGTCTTGGTAAAAGTAGATCATATATCGCAAATATGCTTAGACTACTACAACTTCCTAATGACGTAAAAAAGTTAATTAATGAAGGCAAAATAAGTGGTGGTCATGGTCGGACATTACTATCATTGAATAATCAAATCGATAAATCTAAAGTTGCACAACAAATTATTGAAGAAAAGATGAGTGTCAGGCAGTTAGAGTTTCACGTGAAACAGTTGAATGAGGAACTTAATGAACACCAAGGACCTAAGTTTGTATCACCAAAAGATAAGGATAAAGACAGAGAATCAAACAATAGAAGCGTAAATAATACTAAGCCTCAATTTATCTTAAAGCAAGAAGAGATATTAAAGAAACAGTTTGGAACAGATGTTGAAATATCCAATAAAAATAAAAAAGGTAAAATTTCATTTTCTTTCAAAAATGAAGAGGAATTCAAAAGATTAATTGATACATTTATGAATGGAAGTGAACAATAA
- a CDS encoding DUF2382 domain-containing protein — translation MERYIQSFSDKESLSRAIDTLLGNKTNTNNIKVITPNNDIDTLNTQGIQVEKAEPASFGDKISAFFTGETPTTGTLDNIDLSREKQERYENELNQGHYLLINKNGYADDNRHESNDVGVTAHDSRINNGERHDFDRVDEQDHRLTDDTINTRNEYDNGFGREEVRHNNTDLDRDRHVDHSNEESVTLHEEELNVDKDRVQTGEVHLDKNVETRREQFDVPVEREEVIVERRSVDPDRDAGHTSFDEDEVTIPVHEERVNVEKETVANEEIVIRKEKHQDTVHVDEELRREDVDVDDEQNHNHRR, via the coding sequence ATGGAACGTTATATTCAAAGTTTTAGTGACAAAGAAAGTTTATCAAGAGCTATCGATACATTACTTGGGAACAAAACGAATACAAATAATATAAAAGTTATTACTCCGAACAACGACATTGATACGTTGAACACTCAAGGCATTCAAGTTGAGAAAGCTGAACCAGCATCATTCGGAGATAAAATAAGTGCCTTCTTTACTGGTGAAACACCAACAACAGGTACATTAGATAACATTGACTTATCTCGTGAAAAGCAAGAACGTTACGAAAATGAATTAAACCAAGGTCATTATTTACTAATCAACAAAAATGGTTATGCAGATGACAATCGTCATGAATCAAATGATGTTGGTGTAACAGCTCATGATTCTCGTATTAACAATGGTGAACGTCACGACTTCGATCGTGTGGATGAACAAGATCACCGTCTTACAGATGACACAATCAATACACGTAATGAGTATGATAATGGATTCGGTCGTGAAGAAGTTCGTCATAACAACACTGACTTAGATCGTGACCGTCATGTTGATCATTCTAATGAAGAATCTGTAACTTTACATGAAGAAGAATTAAATGTAGATAAAGATCGTGTGCAAACTGGTGAAGTTCATTTAGACAAAAACGTTGAAACACGTCGTGAGCAATTCGACGTACCTGTAGAACGTGAAGAAGTTATAGTAGAACGTCGTTCAGTAGATCCTGACCGCGATGCAGGTCATACTTCATTCGATGAAGATGAAGTGACAATTCCAGTTCATGAAGAGCGTGTGAACGTTGAGAAAGAAACTGTCGCGAATGAAGAAATCGTAATTCGTAAAGAAAAGCATCAAGATACAGTACATGTTGATGAAGAATTACGCCGTGAAGATGTAGACGTTGATGATGAGCAAAATCATAATCATCGTAGATAA
- a CDS encoding Abi family protein — protein sequence MGNKPKTTDGLMRHMRDNKKLNIGGSKQKRQLRNIGYFHGYKGYNFYQRKENDLSYSEFTELHALYEFDTEIKTLFYRHVMFSETAIKNRILEIIHKESGYDLEPLFEKVLIDYKKHAPGHKEYKKKLAQTLRLRKDIYEKIHENCNTKPYISHYIYDDRPVPVYAVFELLTLGNMVFLTRCLKDTMKINLLKDLDLFITSFEKNEKIIGDLIDCLKGLRNAIAHNGVLYDCRFKDNSTGKQLTEYFNVKMKVKNLEFNRIVDYLAVIILICSSLGYSKTELKRIVREFETSLNKLRNELKHNISVYDKIIGTDVRTKINQINTYINNIS from the coding sequence TTGGGAAATAAGCCTAAAACAACAGATGGACTCATGCGACATATGAGGGATAATAAAAAATTAAATATCGGTGGTAGTAAACAGAAAAGACAATTGAGAAATATAGGGTACTTCCATGGGTATAAAGGCTATAATTTTTATCAACGTAAAGAAAATGATTTATCTTATAGTGAGTTTACAGAGTTACATGCATTGTATGAGTTTGACACCGAAATTAAGACTTTATTCTATAGACATGTTATGTTTTCTGAAACTGCTATAAAAAATCGCATTCTAGAAATTATACATAAAGAATCGGGATATGATTTGGAGCCACTATTCGAAAAAGTCCTAATTGATTACAAAAAACATGCACCAGGGCATAAAGAATACAAAAAGAAATTAGCACAAACACTTAGACTAAGAAAAGATATTTATGAAAAAATCCATGAAAATTGTAATACAAAACCTTATATTTCTCATTATATTTATGATGATCGTCCTGTACCAGTATATGCAGTATTTGAATTACTTACTTTAGGTAACATGGTATTTCTAACAAGATGTTTAAAAGACACTATGAAAATTAACCTTCTTAAAGACTTAGATTTATTTATTACATCATTTGAAAAGAATGAAAAAATTATTGGTGATTTGATTGATTGTTTAAAAGGCCTTAGAAATGCTATTGCCCACAACGGAGTTTTATATGATTGCCGTTTTAAAGATAATAGTACGGGAAAGCAACTTACAGAGTATTTTAATGTTAAAATGAAAGTGAAAAACCTTGAATTTAATAGAATTGTAGATTATCTAGCTGTAATCATATTAATATGTTCCTCTCTTGGTTATTCAAAGACGGAATTAAAACGTATCGTTAGAGAATTTGAAACTAGTTTAAACAAGTTAAGGAATGAACTAAAACACAATATCTCTGTATATGATAAGATAATTGGTACAGACGTCAGAACCAAAATTAATCAAATTAACACCTATATTAATAATATCTCTTGA
- a CDS encoding YfbU family protein yields MELIQRHTKMLCYELLSKLDETKKDYYEECAYILKEGIEYHYNDIFAEITPDDEVVTTDVSQEVLNIVNMYDDIYRYLTNHAIVMEEYYALFNQYAFNGFSRHDEIAYNTYYQYLLKFNHDKALNINDFAKVFNGNNMSLTDYISIYRRYIRYKGIDQSLSIEWIIYILSGKYSMINQTIERAQ; encoded by the coding sequence GTGGAATTAATTCAAAGACATACAAAGATGTTGTGTTATGAATTATTGTCTAAGCTTGATGAAACTAAGAAAGACTATTATGAAGAGTGTGCTTATATTCTAAAAGAGGGTATTGAATATCATTATAATGATATTTTTGCTGAAATTACACCTGATGACGAAGTGGTCACTACAGACGTGAGTCAAGAGGTACTAAATATAGTCAATATGTATGATGATATCTATAGATATTTAACAAATCATGCAATCGTCATGGAAGAATACTATGCATTATTTAATCAATATGCATTTAATGGATTCAGTCGACATGACGAAATTGCATACAATACATATTACCAATATTTATTGAAATTTAACCATGATAAAGCTTTGAATATTAATGATTTTGCCAAAGTATTCAATGGTAACAATATGAGTTTAACTGATTATATATCAATATATCGGCGATATATACGATATAAAGGAATTGATCAATCGTTATCGATTGAGTGGATTATATATATTTTAAGTGGAAAGTATTCTATGATTAATCAAACGATAGAAAGGGCACAATAG
- the guaA gene encoding glutamine-hydrolyzing GMP synthase codes for MEMAKEQELILVLDFGSQFNQLITRRIREMGVYSELHDHEITVEEIKQLNPQGIILSGGPNSVYADDMFDIDEGIFDLNIPILGICYGMQLMMHKLGGKVERANEREYGRATISINDQTLFKALPQEQTVWMSHSDKVIDIPKGFEVIAHNPHCENAAVVHRDKQFYGVQFHPEVRHTEYGNDMLRNFIRNIANCTGEWTMENFIDIEIDKIRSQVGDKKVLCAMSGGVDSSVVAVLLHKAIGDQLTCIFVDHGLLRKGEGDMVMEHFAEGFNMNIIRVDAKDRFMEKLKGVSDPEKKRKIIGNEFIYVFDDEAAKLEGVEFLAQGTLYTDIIESGTKTAQTIKSHHNVGGLPEDMEFELIEPINTLFKDEVRTLGIELGIPEHLVWRQPFPGPGLGIRVLGEITEEKLEIVRESDAILRDEISKAGLERDIWQYFTVLPDIRSVGVMGDYRTYDYTVGIRAVTSIDGMTSDFARIDWEVLQRISSRIVNEVDHINRVVYDITSKPPATIEWE; via the coding sequence ATGGAAATGGCAAAAGAGCAAGAATTAATCTTAGTGTTGGACTTCGGTAGTCAGTTCAACCAACTCATCACGAGACGTATTCGTGAGATGGGTGTATATAGTGAACTGCATGACCATGAAATTACAGTAGAAGAAATCAAACAATTAAATCCACAAGGAATTATATTATCAGGTGGACCGAACTCAGTCTATGCTGATGATATGTTTGATATTGATGAAGGAATTTTTGATTTAAATATACCGATTTTAGGTATTTGTTACGGGATGCAGTTAATGATGCATAAGCTTGGAGGTAAAGTAGAACGTGCCAATGAACGTGAATACGGTCGAGCAACGATTTCTATCAATGATCAAACACTATTCAAAGCGCTACCTCAAGAACAGACTGTATGGATGAGTCATAGTGACAAAGTCATCGACATTCCGAAAGGATTCGAAGTGATCGCACACAATCCACATTGTGAGAATGCAGCAGTTGTTCATCGTGACAAACAATTTTACGGTGTTCAATTCCATCCAGAAGTAAGACATACCGAGTATGGGAACGATATGTTAAGGAACTTCATTCGAAATATCGCGAACTGTACAGGTGAATGGACGATGGAGAATTTCATTGATATTGAAATTGATAAGATCAGATCGCAAGTAGGAGATAAAAAAGTATTGTGTGCGATGAGTGGTGGAGTTGACTCAAGTGTCGTTGCCGTATTACTTCATAAAGCAATTGGTGATCAATTGACATGTATCTTCGTTGACCATGGCTTACTGCGTAAAGGTGAAGGTGACATGGTAATGGAACATTTCGCTGAAGGATTTAACATGAATATCATTCGCGTAGATGCGAAAGATCGATTCATGGAAAAACTTAAAGGCGTATCTGATCCAGAGAAGAAACGTAAAATCATCGGAAATGAATTCATATATGTATTCGATGATGAAGCGGCTAAACTAGAAGGTGTTGAATTTTTAGCACAAGGAACTCTTTACACTGATATTATTGAATCTGGAACGAAGACTGCTCAAACGATCAAATCACACCATAATGTCGGAGGTTTACCGGAAGATATGGAGTTTGAATTGATCGAACCGATAAATACATTATTTAAAGATGAAGTGCGTACGCTAGGTATCGAACTCGGAATACCAGAGCACCTCGTATGGAGACAGCCATTTCCAGGACCAGGACTCGGGATTCGTGTACTCGGTGAAATTACTGAAGAGAAATTAGAGATCGTTCGTGAGAGTGACGCAATATTACGCGATGAAATTTCTAAAGCAGGTTTAGAACGTGATATTTGGCAATACTTCACGGTATTACCTGACATCAGAAGTGTAGGTGTGATGGGAGATTACCGAACGTATGACTACACAGTCGGTATCCGAGCCGTCACATCCATTGACGGAATGACAAGCGACTTCGCGCGTATCGATTGGGAAGTCCTTCAACGCATTTCAAGCCGAATCGTAAATGAAGTTGACCATATTAATAGAGTCGTCTACGACATTACTTCAAAACCACCCGCAACGATTGAGTGGGAATAG
- the ssb gene encoding single-stranded DNA-binding protein, with the protein MLNRVVLVGRLTRDPDFRTSQSGVSVANFTLAVNRTFTNAQGEREADFINCVVFRRQAENVNTYLSKGSLAGVDGRLQSRSYDNKEGQRVYVTEVVCDSVQFLEPKGSNNNSSQSNNGQYNNNYNNNYNNGNNNYNNNYNNQNNAFNQNKQNNNAPVQNPFKDLEQANNSNNNFNASNQNSGGPVDLADDDLPF; encoded by the coding sequence ATGTTAAATAGAGTTGTGCTTGTTGGTCGTCTGACACGTGATCCTGATTTTAGAACATCTCAATCTGGTGTATCAGTTGCAAACTTTACTTTGGCTGTAAATAGAACATTTACAAATGCACAAGGTGAACGAGAAGCGGACTTCATTAACTGTGTAGTCTTTAGAAGACAAGCAGAGAATGTTAACACGTATCTCTCTAAAGGAAGTCTTGCCGGTGTAGATGGAAGATTGCAGTCTAGAAGTTATGATAATAAAGAAGGTCAACGTGTGTACGTGACTGAAGTTGTATGTGATAGTGTTCAATTTTTAGAGCCTAAAGGTTCTAATAATAACTCAAGTCAATCTAATAATGGTCAATACAACAACAATTATAATAATAACTACAATAATGGAAATAATAATTATAACAATAATTATAATAACCAAAACAATGCATTCAATCAGAACAAACAGAATAACAATGCACCCGTTCAAAATCCATTTAAGGATCTAGAGCAAGCAAACAATTCGAATAACAACTTCAATGCATCAAATCAAAATAGCGGAGGTCCAGTAGACCTTGCAGATGATGATTTACCATTCTAA
- a CDS encoding mechanosensitive ion channel family protein, whose translation MTANEAVENTKDEVKESLSILQRLTAPFKDSEFWVGVFMNVVWSLMIIIAALIIIKILQTMIKKVFNIGNKNKNLSAKKRDETLVELLRNISIYAVWFIAITAIFDIFGVPIRGLLAGAGIIGLAVGFGAQSLVKDVITGFFILFENQFSVGDYVKINSSGSLIAEGTILSLGLRSTRVKSITGEITILPNGSIMEVVNYSMSNIIAVSEIPVNTDDDIDEAMKSLEELFAEMPNHYHELVAPPEILGVDDISYGVSTIKVIAECLPNQHYGIERAIRKDAKKHLEENGFKKPLQQMVLNQHIK comes from the coding sequence TTGACCGCAAATGAGGCTGTTGAAAATACAAAAGATGAAGTTAAAGAGAGTCTATCGATATTGCAAAGGCTCACCGCACCATTTAAAGATAGCGAATTTTGGGTTGGAGTATTTATGAATGTTGTCTGGTCGTTGATGATCATTATTGCAGCACTTATTATTATTAAAATTCTTCAAACTATGATTAAGAAAGTATTCAATATAGGTAATAAGAATAAAAATTTATCCGCAAAAAAACGCGATGAAACACTGGTAGAGTTATTACGAAATATATCTATCTATGCAGTTTGGTTTATTGCAATTACAGCGATATTTGACATTTTTGGTGTACCGATTCGTGGGCTTTTGGCCGGAGCAGGAATTATTGGTTTAGCCGTTGGGTTTGGAGCACAAAGTTTAGTGAAGGATGTTATTACAGGTTTTTTCATTTTATTTGAGAATCAGTTTTCGGTCGGAGATTATGTTAAAATCAATAGCAGCGGTTCATTGATTGCGGAAGGCACAATATTATCATTAGGACTTAGATCGACTAGAGTAAAATCCATCACAGGTGAAATCACAATATTACCAAACGGGAGTATAATGGAAGTTGTAAATTATTCAATGTCTAACATCATTGCTGTTTCTGAGATACCAGTTAATACCGATGATGATATAGATGAAGCGATGAAAAGTTTGGAAGAATTATTTGCAGAGATGCCAAATCATTATCATGAACTTGTTGCTCCTCCAGAAATTTTAGGGGTAGATGATATCTCTTATGGTGTGAGTACTATTAAAGTCATTGCAGAATGTTTACCAAATCAACATTATGGAATAGAGCGTGCTATACGTAAAGATGCTAAGAAACATTTAGAAGAAAATGGGTTCAAAAAACCACTACAACAGATGGTATTAAATCAGCATATAAAATAA
- the rpsR gene encoding 30S ribosomal protein S18, with protein MAGPRRGGRRRKKVCYFTSNGITHIDYKDTELLKRFISERGKILPRRVTGTSAKYQRPLTKAIKRARHMALLPYVKDEA; from the coding sequence ATGGCAGGTCCAAGAAGAGGCGGACGTCGTCGTAAAAAGGTATGTTATTTCACTTCAAACGGAATTACCCATATCGATTACAAAGACACAGAATTATTAAAGAGATTTATCTCTGAGCGTGGTAAAATTTTACCACGTCGTGTAACAGGTACTTCAGCGAAGTATCAACGTCCATTAACGAAAGCAATCAAACGTGCTCGTCATATGGCTTTATTACCGTATGTTAAAGATGAGGCATAA
- the guaB gene encoding IMP dehydrogenase translates to MFENKFKKEGLTFDDVLLVPAHSEVLPKDIDLSVELTPSLKLNLPVISAGMDTVTEAKMAIAMARQGGLGVIHKNMSIEKQADEVLKVKRSENGVITNPFFLTPDEQVYAAEHLMSKFRISGVPIVDNESSMTLVGILTNRDLRFIEDFSMQIKDVMTSENLITGKENTTLKEAEQILQKHKIEKLPLVDDENKLKGLITIKDIEKVIEFPNAAKDEQGRLLVAAAIGISKDTELRASKLVEAGVDALVIDTAHGHSKGVLDAIKDIREKFPQVNLIAGNVATQEGTKALFEAGVDVVKVGIGPGSICTTRVVAGVGVPQITAVYDAATEARKHGKAIIADGGIKYSGDIVKALAAGGHAVMLGSLLAGTTESPGETEIFQGRRFKVYRGMGSLGAMEQGSKDRYFQEDKEAKKFVPEGIEGRTPYKGPLADTIYQLIGGVRSGMGYTGSSNLEALREEAQFIKMTGAGLRESHPHDVQITKESPNYSL, encoded by the coding sequence ATGTTTGAAAATAAGTTCAAAAAAGAAGGCTTAACTTTCGATGATGTATTATTAGTTCCTGCTCATTCCGAAGTGTTACCAAAGGATATCGATTTAAGTGTTGAATTAACACCGTCTCTAAAATTGAATCTACCTGTTATTAGTGCGGGCATGGATACAGTGACTGAAGCCAAAATGGCAATTGCAATGGCGCGTCAAGGTGGATTAGGTGTCATTCATAAGAATATGTCTATTGAGAAGCAAGCGGACGAAGTGTTAAAGGTAAAACGTAGTGAGAATGGTGTCATCACGAATCCATTTTTCTTAACGCCAGATGAACAAGTGTATGCTGCAGAACATTTAATGTCAAAATTCCGTATATCAGGTGTGCCAATCGTTGATAATGAATCATCAATGACACTGGTTGGCATTTTAACAAACCGTGATTTGCGTTTTATTGAAGATTTCTCAATGCAAATTAAAGATGTCATGACGAGTGAAAATTTAATCACTGGAAAAGAAAACACAACATTAAAAGAAGCAGAACAAATTTTACAAAAACATAAAATTGAAAAACTTCCTCTTGTTGACGATGAAAATAAATTAAAAGGTCTTATAACGATTAAAGATATCGAGAAAGTGATTGAATTTCCAAATGCAGCAAAAGACGAACAAGGTCGATTACTTGTAGCCGCTGCGATTGGTATTAGTAAAGATACAGAACTTAGAGCGTCTAAGCTTGTCGAAGCAGGTGTTGATGCATTAGTGATTGATACTGCTCATGGTCATAGTAAAGGTGTATTAGATGCGATTAAAGATATTCGTGAGAAGTTCCCACAAGTGAACTTAATTGCAGGAAATGTTGCAACACAAGAAGGTACGAAAGCATTATTCGAAGCAGGTGTTGACGTCGTAAAGGTTGGGATTGGACCAGGATCAATTTGTACAACTCGTGTTGTCGCTGGGGTCGGTGTCCCTCAAATTACAGCAGTGTATGATGCAGCGACTGAAGCGCGTAAACATGGTAAAGCGATTATCGCAGATGGTGGAATCAAATATTCAGGTGACATCGTAAAAGCACTTGCTGCTGGAGGGCATGCAGTGATGTTAGGAAGCTTATTAGCAGGTACAACAGAATCACCAGGTGAAACGGAGATATTCCAAGGTAGAAGGTTTAAAGTATATCGCGGCATGGGATCACTTGGTGCGATGGAACAAGGCAGTAAAGATCGTTATTTCCAAGAAGATAAAGAAGCAAAGAAATTCGTACCAGAAGGTATTGAAGGAAGAACACCATATAAAGGGCCGTTGGCAGATACAATTTATCAATTAATCGGTGGTGTAAGAAGCGGTATGGGATACACTGGTAGTTCAAACTTAGAAGCATTACGTGAAGAAGCACAATTTATTAAAATGACAGGTGCTGGACTTAGAGAATCACATCCACATGATGTTCAAATTACAAAAGAGTCACCGAATTACTCATTATAA
- the rpsF gene encoding 30S ribosomal protein S6, which produces MNAYEILYIIKPDVEEATMKEVVEYFDNVLTNNNAEIIESKEWGKRKLAYEIDDYKEGFYRIIKVNATPEATHEFDRLIKINDNVLRHIVVREEEK; this is translated from the coding sequence ATGAACGCATATGAAATTTTATACATCATTAAACCAGATGTTGAAGAAGCAACAATGAAAGAAGTTGTTGAATACTTCGATAATGTTTTAACAAATAACAATGCGGAGATCATCGAGTCTAAAGAGTGGGGTAAGCGTAAATTAGCTTATGAAATTGATGACTATAAAGAAGGTTTTTATAGAATCATTAAAGTTAACGCAACGCCTGAAGCAACTCATGAATTCGATCGTCTAATCAAAATCAACGATAACGTGTTAAGACACATCGTTGTACGCGAAGAAGAAAAATAA